The Meriones unguiculatus strain TT.TT164.6M chromosome 18, Bangor_MerUng_6.1, whole genome shotgun sequence genome segment CATATATAACTTATTACTTtagtgtcatatttaaaaatttttttttctaccctgaTTATCATCATCTGCACTAAGCAAAATGATGATGCAAAGGGTAAGTTAAAAGTttgggaatgagggagtgggatatagctgggatacagagttaatgaaatgtaaccagtaataaaaatgaaataaaataaaataaaaagtttgggGAATGtggtttatatatatttacatatatatgcatattcaaatatatatttatattcaaaTGAAGTTTACTCCATTATTATTCACAGAGAAAAACATGTATGTTTGGTAAAAATTGGTATGCTTTATGGAAGACATAATAGAATGGGTTGAATAATATTCTCATGTGAAGGGTTATTCATATTTGTATTCCAGCGAATAATTCACAATATTCTGCTAGTCATTACTAAGTTTTATGTTTTTCAAAGTGTATTAAACATATGCCTAAATTGGTAGAGTGGTAAAAATGTTGAATGTAAGTAATTTTATATTATTGATTTTAAATTATTCCATAGGGTCAGTCTCAATTACTTGAATTATTTAGTACAGATTTCTGGATATTAGGAATTTCTTTTGGAATCCATGTAGCTATTTATAAACCTTTTCATGGAATTTTTCATCTCTTTATTTCTCAGTGTATAAATGGCTGGATTTAGGAGAGGTGTAAAAACAGAGTAAAATACAGCCAGAAATTTGTCCAACCAGGTGATTTTGAGAGGCCACACATAGATGAAGATGCAGGGCACAAAAAAGATCATCACCACTGTGATGTGGGCAGTGCATGTGGACAGGGCCTTAGATGCACCAGCTTTAGAGCTCTGGCGAACAGTTATAAGGATATATGTGTAGGATATGAGCAACAGAATAAAGCAGGTTACACCCACAACCCCACAGTCAGCATTCATTAAAATATCCAAGTCATGTGAATCTATACAGGCTAACTTGATTATCAGTGGCATATCACAGAAAAAACTGTCAATTTCCTTGGGTCCACAAAAGGGCAGCTGCACAATCACTACCAGGTGACTCATGGCATGGATAAAGCCAATGGTCCAGGAAGTCAACACCAGCCCAGTGcatcttttcaggttcatgatggTGAAGTAGTGGAGTGGTTTGCAGATGGCCACATAACGGTCATAAGCCATTACCACCAACAACACCATCTCTCCTGCAGCAATGCAATGGGCAAAGAAGACCTGAGACATGCAGCCTGAAAAGGAAATGGTCTTGTTTTCTCTGAGAAAGTCTGTGATCATTTTAGGAGTAGTGACTGAGGAAAGCCAcatatcaataaaagacagaTTTGCTAACAAAAAGTACATAGGGGAATGGAGATGGGAGTCAGTGGTTATTAAGATGACAATGACAATATTTCCAGATACAATGAACAGATAAAGTATCAAGAACATCATGAAGAGTAAGACTTGAATACTTTGTGAGTGTGCGAGTCCCAAAAGCACAAATTCTGATACCATGGACTGATTCATTCCatccattttatttatgtgtcctCAGAAAcaaactgcaaagaaaaaaaacaaaaaaacataagatcatcctgagtaaggtatctcagaagcagacacacatggtatatactcacttataagtgga includes the following:
- the LOC110565843 gene encoding olfactory receptor 4K3-like, with the protein product MDGMNQSMVSEFVLLGLAHSQSIQVLLFMMFLILYLFIVSGNIVIVILITTDSHLHSPMYFLLANLSFIDMWLSSVTTPKMITDFLRENKTISFSGCMSQVFFAHCIAAGEMVLLVVMAYDRYVAICKPLHYFTIMNLKRCTGLVLTSWTIGFIHAMSHLVVIVQLPFCGPKEIDSFFCDMPLIIKLACIDSHDLDILMNADCGVVGVTCFILLLISYTYILITVRQSSKAGASKALSTCTAHITVVMIFFVPCIFIYVWPLKITWLDKFLAVFYSVFTPLLNPAIYTLRNKEMKNSMKRFINSYMDSKRNS